From a single Vitis vinifera cultivar Pinot Noir 40024 chromosome 18, ASM3070453v1 genomic region:
- the LOC100255866 gene encoding cytochrome P450 71A1 yields MMILLLILLALPLFLLFLLRNQRRAPLPPGPPGLPFIGNLLQLDKSAPHLYLWRLSKQYGPLMFLRLGFVPTLVVSSARMAKEVMKTHDLEFSGRPSLLGQQKLFYNGLGLTFTPYNDYWREMRKICVLHLFNSKRVQSFRYIREDEVLEMIKKISKFASASKLTNLSEILIPLTSTIICRVAFGKRYDDEGCERSRFHELLGGIQTMAIAFFFSDYFPLMSWVDKLTGMISRLEKVSEELDLFCQKIIDEHLDPNKPMPEQEDITDILLRLQKDRSFTVDLTWDHIKAILMDIFIAGTDTSAATLVWAMTELMKNPIVMKKAQEEFRNSIGKKGFVDEDDLQMLCYLKALVKETMRLHPAAPLLVPRETREKCVIDGYEIAPKTLVFVNAWAIGRDPEFWENPEEFMPERFLGSSIDFKGQDYQFIPFGGGRRACPGSLLGVVMVELTLANLLYSFDWEMPAGMNKEDIDTDVKPGITVHKKNALCLLARSHT; encoded by the exons ATGATGATATTGCTTCTTATCCTTTTAGCTCTCCCTCTCTTCCTCTTGTTTCTTCTTCGAAACCAAAGAAGAGCGCCCCTTCCACCAGGTCCTCCAGGGCTGCCCTTTATTGGAAACTTGCTCCAGCTTGATAAATCAGCTCCTCATCTCTACCTATGGCGACTTTCTAAACAATATGGCCCCCTCATGTTCTTGCGCCTTGGTTTCGTGCCAACCCTAGTTGTTTCTTCGGCAAGAATGGCAAAAGAGGTCATGAAAACACATGATCTTGAATTTTCTGGTAGGCCTTCCTTGCTTGGTCAACAGAAGTTATTCTACAATGGCCTCGGTTTGACCTTTACCCCATATAATGATTATTGGAGAGAAATGAGGAAGATTTGTGTCCTCCATCTTTTCAACTCTAAAAGGGTGCAATCCTTTCGTTACATACGGGAAGATGAGGTTCTGGAAATGATTAAAAAGATTTCCAAGTTTGCTTCTGCTTCCAAGCTCACCAACTTAAGCGAGATCTTAATTCCTCTCACAAGCACCATAATCTGCAGGGTTGCGTTCGGTAAGAGGTACGATGATGAAGGATGTGAAAGAAGTAGATTTCATGAACTCCTAGGTGGAATTCAGACCATGGCGATAGCCTTCTTTTTCTCGGACTATTTTCCTTTAATGAGCTGGGTCGACAAACTCACAGGCATGATTTCTAGGCTCGAGAAAGTTTCCGAGGAATTGGATTTGTTTTGTCAAAAAATCATTGATGAGCACCTGGATCCAAATAAACCAATGCCTGAGCAGGAAGACATCACTGATATCTTGCTTAGACTGCAGAAGGATCGTTCGTTTACAGTTGATCTCACTTGGGATCACATTAAAGCTATCCTCatg GACATATTTATCGCAGGAACAGATACAAGTGCGGCCACTCTGGTTTGGGCGATGACAGAACTAATGAAGAATCCCATAGTGATGAAGAAAGCACAAGAAGAATTCAGAAATTCAATCGGAAAGAAGGGCTTTGTGGATGAAGATGATCTTCAGATGCTTTGTTATCTCAAAGCACTAGTGAAGGAGACGATGAGATTGCATCCTGCAGCTCCATTGCTGGTCCCGCGAGAAACACGTGAAAAGTGTGTGATAGATGGGTATGAGATAGCACCCAAAACCCTCGTGTTTGTGAATGCATGGGCCATTGGAAGAGATCCTGAGTTCTGGGAAAACCCAGAAGAGTTCATGCCTGAGAGATTCTTGGGTTCTTCCATAGACTTCAAAGGACAGGATTACCAATTCATACCTTTTGGAGGAGGACGAAGAGCTTGCCCAGGGTCACTGCTAGGAGTTGTGATGGTGGAGCTGACACTAGCTAATCTTCTTTACTCATTCGACTGGGAAATGCCTGCTGGGATGAACAAGGAAGACATAGACACCGACGTCAAACCTGGTATCACAGTGCACAAGAAGAATGCTCTTTGCCTGTTGGCTAGGAGCCATACCTGA